Genomic DNA from Mus musculus strain 129S1/SvImJ chromosome 17 genomic scaffold, GRCm38.p6 alternate locus group 129S1/SvImJ 129S1/SVIMJ_MMCHR17_CTG2:
GTTGTTCCCATCCCTCTTCCAGGTCAGGGTGATGTCAGCTGGGTAGAAGCCTAGGGCCCAGCACCTCAGGGTGACATTCCCTTCAGGTCTTACATGGTGGGTCACATGTGTTCGGGGGGCATCTGAGGGGAACAATTGGAAAATTCAGGTATTTTGCACTGCTCTGTGGGCCTGAACAGTGCTCATGGGACCATCCCTGGAAAGGGTGGGAAACTTGGATGAGGGAGGGAGCAGAGTCCACACAGAAGCCTAAACTCAGGTTCTGGGTGAGCTTTTGTTTGGAATATTTTACAATAACCATGAGCCAACTCAGCGCAGGTAACTCTGGGTCTCCCTCTAGACAAATAGACTTCAGGTTCTGACTGGGGAAGGGGTCTAGGGACTCAGCAACCCTGGAGTCAGACATTCAATGTCATCGTGCATGGACAGTGATCAGGCCTGAGATGGAAGGGAACTGTTGTTAATGGACACACTGAACTGTCCTGGGAGAAGGCTGAATCCTCTGGAGAGTCCCTCTCTCATGTTGAGTCAGGAAACCTAGGAGCTCTCTTTCCCCTTTGATGCAAGACAGTGTAAGCATTCCAGCTGCTCCCTGCTGAGGAGGAGGCCTCAGGGAGGCAGGAGCTCCAATGTCAGAAAGCAGAAGGGGTTGTCAAGGGCCTCTCTTACCAGAGCGCAGCAAGGTCTCCTTTCCAAGGTCGAGGTATCTAAGAAGCCTTTGTACACACTCCCCTCGAAGGTAAGTCTTCCACCTTTCTGCCTCACTCATATTCTCCCACCTGTTCTTCATGTATTCAGCTCCCTTGCCCTCTGCAGTCCAggagctcaggtcctcattcaGGGTTAAGTAATCGTAGCCATAGTAGGTGAGCCGGAAGTGACCATGAAGGAAGCGCCCATCAGTAGCCACATTGCAGCCATATACTTCCTGCAGGGTGTGAtaatctgccccacccccattcagCCCCTGGTCACTGTGAGGCTtcttaccctccccctccccccaggattTTGTCCCCAACGTAACCCTTAACTAGATCACAATCTGTTGTTCTTTCTGGTCAAAGGCTTCCAGGGGTCACTTTGTCTATGGATGCATCTCTGACTTTGGGGACCTAGAGTGGAGCTTATTGGGGTCAGACCATGAGGACATTGATTTGTCATGACCTCGGAGCTGAGGTGACTCACCGTTCATTCTATGTTCATATTTTTCTATCATGAAGTAAAGAATTCGTCTTTCTATCTGTGACAATAGCAGAATTTTTGTTGTCTCCACGTTCCAATACTTAGGTAGTTCCTGCTCCATCCATGCAGCCCGAGGTTTCAAAATAGCCATTGGTTCTTTGCTGTCAAATCCTTGATACTGTATAGAGTCTACATAGCCAATGTGGATGAACCGGGAATTAATCATGCCAGGCTCCAAAAATGCAATGTTGAAAGTCTGCAGCCAGTGTGAGCCTGTGGGTGATGCACATTGAAATGCTGACTCTTTAGCGTGGACTCAGAGCAGGTTGGTAGGGAACAGAGCAGGGGTGGTGGTATGCCTATGGACCTGAGTTGCAGCAGAGGATCAGGGGTGATCCAGCTAGGGGATCAGCGAGGGTCTGGTTAGGTAAGCAAGAAGATGCAGAGATGAGGATTTCCGGTGCTGTTTCCAGCTCCCCAAAGTCCAATTCCCTCCAGTCCCTCACCCACCTGCACAATACTGGTTCAGGTCCATGGCcaccaagaggaggaggagtgtgtAGCATCCAGGGTTCCTCATCTTCTCTGATGAGTCAAGTCTCAATCAGGACCAGTCTGTCTTCACTTTATAACCTGATGTGGCTGATGCTGATTGGCTTCTCATAGATTTCCCAAAGGCAGTGACGTAGACCTGATGGGGTAGGTCTTGGAGAGATCGATTCCTGGGTTTGGGGGATTTCTAGGGTACTAATCCCCCAACTTGCACCAGTTCTACAGCTTTATATTCTGGCATCATTTTCTAAGCACTAGTCTGTCCTTCTGGTCCAAGTTACAACATCCTTGGTTCCTAGCTCAGAGGCCTGTAAGTCAACAATTGTCTAACATTTCAATGTTAGAAACTCTGTACATGCTTAGCCTTTGTGTAGCCTTCTGTGGTGACTGCTTGTGTGGATTATAGCAATCCATATCTATTATGGTAGGAACTGGACACTTTGAGATTTTTAATTCAATGTAGATATTGATTACTATCTGAATGTAAGGtgaatgaaaagagaaaggacaATTTTATGAAATGGTAAATAACACCCGAAGATTGTTTTGGACATTTTACATTTCTGGGAATCTTTATTTGCATCTTCCCCATCTTCCCCACCACAGATCATAGGATTTTGTGTCttctgttttttatatatatatatatatatatatatatatatatatatatgaaatgctaAAAATGCAGTTGCACATGTATATTTTCCGAGAAACAATATTAAGACTCAgttttatttgtatgaattttgtgtgtctctgtgtgtatttcagGGGCAGGTACTCAAAGATTCCAGAAGAGGTAGTCAGaaaccctggatctggagttaaggAACATGTGGCCTGCCAGACTCAAGTGCTGGGAAATCAGCTCTGGtcgtctgcaagagcaacaatggCCCTTCATGTTAGTTTTCTTTTGAAGcagcatctcactatgtagcctggatGGTCTGGAAGTGGCTATGTTTATCAGGCTGGCCTAGCACTCAGAAATCTATGCTACTGTCTCCAAAATGCTCAGAATAAAAGGAATTTGCCCACCAACTGgttaattgtaatttttttcctcattgaTAAGTCACTAAATGGGCACAGGTGGTACTCCCTCAAGGTTGTCTACACTGAGGGCATCAAACACCATTGAATCCTCCATTATTGGTTGCATTCACATCCAGAGGAGAATCTTGCACACAGAATGGATGCTAGGTTAATAAATGTTATTTCAATGTACAATGTTTTTTGACCAAGTCCTTTACATACAAATTGTGAATAGGTCAGTCATTAATATGGCCACATATTTTCCATAGAAAACTTTGGAAACATTAAGAAGCTCTTAAGTTGGCTGTGAAGAAATGTTATCTTGGGAGCTTAGATATTATCTTTGTTGTAGTCAACTAGGTAAGGGATCAGTTGCTGatgaatggaattttaaaaaattttatgtttttggagGAACATCTCATTTTTAGTTGTTCCTTAGGCAGGTCCTTTATTCAGCTATCTGGAATAAGATCCACTACCTGTAAATGAAGAGAGTCTAGACTGGCTGCTGTACAGTTCTGTGAAGTTTACAAGAACCTCTGTTCATGTCACTTGCAGTGATGTGACTCTGAGTTCAGTCCTGGCTGGTCACAATTCAGTCCTGGTTGGAGGCTCTGGGCTCAGGGCTGGAAATGCTGCTCTGAGATGTCAGCTTCCAGTATTCTGCAGCCTATGATTTGCCTGGAGGGGAGGATTTCCTTTTGGGAGTCTTGGAACAAGCTTGAGCGATTCCCTAGTGatcacctgttttgttttctgatctcTTATTAATGGCCTTCCCACTGCTGCTGGCATATGTGACTCAGTGCATTATCCAAAGCAGtgcttctcacccttcctaatgctggaaccctttaatacagttcctcatgttgtttgACCCCCAACCATCAAATTACCCTTTTTACCACATCATAAGGGTCATTTGTATTCTAATCACAATGTAAGTATTTTTGTATATAGAGGTTTGCGAAAGCAGTTGTGACCCACATGTTTGAAACCACTTATCTAAAATGCTGTGGTTAGGCCATTGTTAAGAGCTAGATTATAGTTAATTATGTAAATCTATGGAATCCTTATTTCTCTTTGATTGTGTTAAATTGACATGGAATTCATGAACATGAGGCTATTAGAGTgtgtcttcatagcaatagaaaacctagggCAGTGTAAAAATACTATTTAATACTAAAAATACTCTCTAACAGAATTCTTCTAATGTAGCAGGGAATGGTTGTGTATGCCTGTAACACGTGTCATTGGGAAGCAGATGATTTCAAGCCTTCCTGACCTAGAGGGGATTCATTTCTTAATGAGAAAAAACAAGGACAAGAATTCACATTGCAATTAAATACTTCCTGTCTATAAATCTCATCTGAAATGTTACTGCAATCTTTTCTCCACACACCTAAGTAGACACACTTCAGATTGTCTCAGGTGAAATAGCTGGCATTGCACACTGGCATGAGGATCAGGAGTCAAGACCATAGAGATCCATGGTAGAGGGGAAGACACAGGGTCACTCTGATAGACTGTACAGAGAATGAACTGGGGAAATTTAGACAACAGCAGTCAGAGGAGGTGAGCCATGGCTAGAAATCTCTAGTTTATTtgcaaagaaataaaggaaatgatACAGAGCAGACCAGGGAAGAGTTCCCCTGTCTTGTACTTTAGCCTAACCCTCATGGTAGGATCCTGCAGATGAACTTGGTGGGTAGGCAGCAGTcactgaccttttttttttttttttttcctcccctgttTTGAGAACAGGCGAGTGAACCTTTCTCAATGAAGCACTGAGGACAGGTCTAACTCACTGTAGAACCTTTAATGTAGTACTGTAGAAGCCTTAAACTAAGCAGGATAGGGCCAGGACACTCAGGAACACATGGAAAAACATGCCAGGCATAAGCCAGGGTGGTTTGGATAGAAACTATCAGAAGCAGTGAGTGTTGGCAAGAATCATGCACCTTATTAGCAAAGTAGAAGAGGAAATGTTATAAAGCAGTAAAGGGGGAAAGTCTAGAATGCATAAAGGGGCGACTGTGGGCTTAGCAAGCGTCCTCACTGAATAGAAGTTACCAGAGCTATAGTAAAGACAGAAAATTCCATTCTGCACTCAGTAACAGGTATTTTAattcaggagagagggagaaagataaACAAATGTTGCAAGTAGACTCAGCAGGAGAGATAGTGGAAAACACTCTCCACTCTGTACCCAACaagcatagttttttttttttttttttttcaaagacctCTACTGAGCTGGTGGTTAGTTAGGCCCAGTCTCTCCAGCAACCACACTCTTAGGGGAGTCAGAGCATTGGAATATGTGCTGAAACCTGGCAGGATCGCATACACAGGAAGGACGAGGCTTTAAATCAGACCATGTAGAATTCAGTGTGGTAGAAATCTGTCAGGCCCAGAGTCTGCACAGACCATTGACACCGGTTCCAAGCATGTGCTCCCTAGATGGCAGGAAGATCCTTACAGAGGTCAGGCCATGTTTCAAAGTGGGACTGTCAAAGACATGTCTAGAGTGTGGGCAGCATCTGAGAACTGACTCATGGGGGGTGCCTAGTGGTGGGACCACTAACTTCTGTGGTGTCAAACTGTGAAGGATTGCCCAGGGGTGCAGTGGACATCTGGGAACCCAGGAAGGATTCCCAAGGGCATCAAGGCTGCAACCAGCAAGCAGGTGAGACTGCATTcacatccacccactcctacttcctggccctagcattcccctgtatcGGGGTTTAgaatctttgtaagaccaagggcctctcctcccaatgatcgTTCTACCAGGCTGCTTTCTTGTCACAGCAGGCAATATATTCAATGCAAGAATGCAGGTCCTACCAGGACATTACACTTTATTTTCTGTATCAGGTTTTACTCATGCTTAATACATGAATCAGCCACCTACTATGGTAAGAAATATTAAAACACTAGAAACATGTGTATACTCAATAAAGAAGTGTGACATTGTAGTTCAATGATAAGAAAAGTTTAGTCAGTGATGGAGATTTCTACGTCAGCCtctgctgagagaggaagagatgtCTGGGAAACAGACACAGGTCAGTGTAGAGAGAGGTGAGTGTTGTGGGCTGTCCTGGAGACATTCTTGTAGCAAGTCCCAGAGTCTCCTCTATATCTGTGACACAGCAACAAGCCTCTGGCAAAAACATTTAATCTAGGCAACAGCTGTCCTCACGCCCATTGTATTCTGCAGGGAGGGAGCTACTGAGGTACAGGAAGTCTTTCTCATTCTGTGTTACCATTGCTTTCCATTTCACACCTTGCCCTGCAACAGCTATAGAGCTAGGGAAGCTACCCCATGCCACAGATGCAAACTGTGTCATCAAGGTAAGATCAGACCTAATAGAAGATGCTCCTGTGAACACAGAAGTGGGCAAAGGATGCTGCAACTACATAGAACCCAAGAAATGGATATGGGTAAGAAAGCCTGGGCCATTAATCTTTCAGACATTAAATGGTGGCCATAACATGGGTTgttgataattttaaaatgttcccaATGAATGTACAGAGTTTTGGGCTGAATGTTTGTGTCTTGAAGCTGTTTGGAATGTCAATGCGGTGTCACTGAGGGACACAGGAGAAATTTTGTGTAGACATCATCAGGGATCTGTGTGTAGTACATTATTGTTCTCACTTCCTACCACTTGCACACTTGGCCTCCTATGGACCTGGTATGCATAGCCACTGAAAAAGCAGCTAACTCTATCGTGAACTTCTTGATCCTCTTAGGATCTGTGAGGTCTCTACTCTCCAGAAGCTATGGATTAGTGAAGGAGACCTCGCCACACCAGTTTAAGACCATGACATAAGAGTAGGCAAGGAAACCCCAGATCAGCAAGAAGATGATCATACTAGGGAGTTCTGTAggactttgttttccttttccttccttgatTCTGTCAGCCAGATCAGAATCTGGATTAGGAGTTAGATGGATGTTGTCAACAAGACAAGTACGGGGACCAGGATAAGAAACTTGTCCCAAAACACTGCTCCTAGGATATCAGGGACCAGAGCTGAATCTGCAGAAGGAAGCAAGGCTCTAGAAATTTGTCCCCTATAGTAAATCTTTTCGTGACCTTTCATGTCTCTGTATGTCCCACTGGGGACTTTAAGCAAAGTCAATCAACTTATTCCAGAAGCTCAGAAATGTATCGTGAATGGAAATCATTCTGGACTAAATTAATACCATCATTTAAGAGGAAGACCTTGTCACCTCCAGCCTTCCTCTTGCTGCTGGTAGTCATGCTGGCCTACTCTCTGACTCTGGCAAGTGAGTATTGGTACTGAAATAAAGAATCTCATTCTGAAGCCACAAGGATGCTGTGCAGCACTACCAACACAGACAAGGGAAGCCTAGCCTTGGCCCTGTCCCTTCCAGCAACTCCACGATTCCCCGTTAGGCCCCATGTGCCTGGCTTCCTTTACTATCCAGGTCCAGAGCTGTGTTCCGtgttcacacccccccccccaagcctagTGAACTTTCTGAGGTGCCAGGAGGAGGGCAGGGTACCACTGCATATTGGTTTCAGGTTCCTATGAGCTGTGTTATTTCTATGCCCTTTATTCTGAGGCTGGCCTCCTGGAGCCCTGGGTCTCATTCATTCTTTAGTTGTATGTCAGACATGCAGATTTTGGGAAACAATAGTGATCTTGGACTTGCTCTGCTACTACAGACTGAGGAGAGATGGTGAGTGTCAGTAGCTAGGTAGCAATAGACTAGGTAAGGCTGGcgagatggatcagcaggtaagagcactgactgttcttccaaaggtcctgagttcaaatcccagcagccacatggtgactcacaatcatctgtactgagatctgataccctcttctggtgtgtctgaagacagctacagtgtacttttgtataataataaataaatctttttaaaaatagtaagatttaaaaaattaaaaaaaattagagtaGCTAAACAGGAGTATCTGAAAAATGGCTTTGGCCCTTGATCTGGCTGAGTCCTTAAGGGAGAATATTTTCCATAATCTCTCCTGTTGTGGTTATTTTCAATGTTTCTATCATTtgctcccttccttttctcctacattaattaataaatattattcatttttattatgtgtatgaatttccccctgcatgtatgtctaagCACCATGATGGTATCTGGTGGCTGTGGAGATCAGCAAATGGGTTCACATGCCCAGTGTTTGATGGTTGTATATTGTTGTGCATGTGTTAGGAATTGAAGGCTagtctcctggaagagcagtcagggctttttttttttttttttttttcttttaaatcactgGGTCATCTGTCTGTCCCTGAGATCCCCCAAATAATTCTTCCTGAAAACCTATAGCAGTATTCTGGAGCTCTTTGTCTTAAACAGGCCTCCAGCCACTACTTCTCACAGGATGGGGACTTTATGCACACACTCATCTCTATTTATGAAATGAGCATTGACTTTTGTTCTGGTTTGTGTAATATCCTACTTAACTTTACCAATATAATTTGAGATGTCTGTAGATCATTTTAAATTCAGACACCTATTACTGAAGTTGCAGAGACTTTTCCATTGCAC
This window encodes:
- the H2-M10.3 gene encoding histocompatibility 2, M region locus 10.3 precursor (The RefSeq protein has 1 substitution compared to this genomic sequence) codes for the protein MRNPGCCTLLLLLVAMDLNQYCAGSHWLQTFNIAFLEPGMINSRFIHIGYVDSIQYQGFDSKEPMAILKPRAAWMEQELPKYWNVETTKILLLSQIERRILYFMIEKYEHRMNDYHTLQEVYGCNVATDGRFLHGHFRLTYYGYDYLTLNEDLSSWTAEGKGAEYMKNRWENMSEAERWKTYLRGECVQRLLRYLDLGKETLLRSDAPRTHVTHHVRPEGNVTLRCWALGFYPADITLTWKRDGNNLTQDMELPDTRPAGDGTFQKWAAVVVPSGEELRYTCHVHHEGLPEPLTLKWEPPQTIPIIAILIGLVLGTLVVGTVVIFLVWKK